One window of Dehalococcoidales bacterium genomic DNA carries:
- a CDS encoding response regulator, protein MVKADMVKGSPEILVVDDEPQLCTALLRILKMEGYEVRTASDGETALGLVKEKQPDVVLLDVIMPGMDGREICRRLRECSTGTQVIYFTAKSGAFHPEAMKELRHEADAFLAKPASSKQILSQVSSVLQSVRQLQL, encoded by the coding sequence ATGGTGAAGGCAGATATGGTAAAGGGGAGTCCGGAAATCCTGGTAGTTGACGATGAGCCCCAACTGTGCACTGCCCTGCTTCGTATCCTCAAGATGGAAGGCTACGAGGTAAGGACGGCATCTGATGGGGAGACAGCGCTCGGGCTGGTCAAGGAGAAGCAACCGGACGTAGTCCTGCTGGACGTCATAATGCCGGGAATGGACGGGCGGGAGATATGCCGGCGGCTGCGGGAATGCAGCACGGGAACACAGGTAATCTACTTCACCGCGAAATCGGGGGCATTCCATCCAGAGGCGATGAAGGAGCTTCGCCATGAGGCTGATGCTTTCCTCGCCAAGCCGGCATCAAGCAAACAGATACTCTCCCAGGTGAGTAGTGTCCTGCAGAGCGTCCGTCAATTGCAACTTTGA
- a CDS encoding ATP-binding protein, with the protein MRELAIGCGRIHVTEGEVVPELIIRNGDMKMLECHDTQIKDPVERVTEALISGEDVTALRKTRELLQHSQLLASLGEMTAGIAHEVNNPLGSILLYSELMMAADSPPEIKRDLKVIHEEAKRATKVMTDLLTYSRREKSTMRRLDLNRILRKMLDMRRYTERIRNITATTIFQDGPLHVRGDASQLMQLFMNLMLNAEESLSEADGGNIMVSTCKEGEWARVSVSDNGTGIPPENLTHMFYPFFTTKRMTNGTGLELSTCYSIVTDHNGLIHAENNSLGGATFTVELPLAGTRKGTRQRQTGRVRRAAPLEE; encoded by the coding sequence GTGCGAGAATTAGCTATTGGATGCGGGAGAATACACGTTACGGAAGGAGAGGTAGTTCCTGAGCTGATTATCAGGAACGGTGATATGAAGATGCTCGAATGCCACGATACGCAAATCAAAGACCCGGTGGAACGGGTAACCGAGGCCCTGATTTCCGGGGAGGATGTCACCGCACTACGGAAGACACGGGAGCTGCTACAGCACTCACAATTGCTGGCCTCACTGGGTGAGATGACCGCCGGCATTGCCCATGAAGTGAATAACCCCCTGGGCAGTATTCTACTCTATTCCGAATTGATGATGGCGGCGGATTCCCCACCTGAAATCAAACGGGACCTGAAGGTGATACACGAGGAAGCGAAGCGAGCCACCAAGGTAATGACCGACCTGCTCACCTACAGCCGCCGGGAGAAATCCACCATGCGTCGCCTGGACCTGAACAGAATCCTCCGCAAGATGCTGGACATGCGCCGGTATACGGAAAGGATAAGGAACATCACTGCAACCACCATCTTCCAGGACGGCCCCCTCCATGTGAGAGGCGATGCATCCCAGCTGATGCAACTCTTCATGAACCTGATGCTGAATGCCGAGGAATCCCTTAGTGAGGCAGACGGCGGAAACATCATGGTCTCCACCTGTAAAGAGGGCGAATGGGCCAGGGTGTCAGTCTCCGACAACGGCACTGGCATTCCTCCGGAGAACCTGACCCATATGTTCTACCCGTTTTTCACGACGAAGCGGATGACAAACGGTACGGGCCTCGAGTTGAGCACCTGCTACAGTATTGTGACCGACCATAACGGACTGATACACGCGGAAAATAACAGCTTGGGCGGCGCTACCTTCACCGTGGAGCTGCCCCTGGCCGGAACCCGCAAAGGGACACGCCAGCGGCAGACCGGACGTGTGCGGAGAGCAGCCCCGCTGGAGGAGTAA